TTTCCGGCCGGGTCATGGAGACATGACCTACGAGGCCAAGTACGGGCTGCGCGACTATCGCGGCGGAGGCCGCTCCTCGGGCCGGGAGACCGTCTCGCGCGTGGCGGGTGGAGCCGTGGCCGGGGCGTTTCTGGAGCCGCTCGGGATCACTGTCCGGGCCGCCGCCGTGGAACTTGGCGGCATCGCGGCCGAGAGCCTGGACATGGGGGGCGCGGAGCACCGCCAATTCTTCGCGGCTGACGACAACGCGGTCCTGCGCTGGCAGAAACTGGTCAAGGAGGTCGCGGCCCAAGGCGACACGCTGGGCGGCATCGTCGAAATCCGAGCCCAGGGCGTGCCTGCGGGGCTCGGCGAACCGGTCTTTGACAAGCTCGACGCCCGCCTGGCCGCTGCGCTCATGAGCGTGGGCGCGGTCAAGGGAGTCGAGATCGGGAGCGGGTTTGCGGCCAGCCGCATGCGCGGCAGCGAAAACAACGACGCCATGCTGGATACGGGCTTTGCGTCCAACAACGCCGGTGGAATCCTGGCCGGAATCTCAAGCGGCCAGGAGATTGTGCTGCGCGCCGCCATCAAACCCATCCCCTCCATTGCGCTCGACCAACACACCCGCGACCGCTTCGGGGCAGCGCGGACCATCCGCGTCGGCGGACGGCACGACATCTGCGCCATCCCGCGCGTGGTCCCGGTGCTCTCGGCCATGGTCCGACTGGTCCTGGCCGACATGGTCCTGCTGCAACGGCGCATGGGAGTCGGCACATGAGCGTGGGCGCGGGCTTTATCCTCAAGAAAGCCCTGGGCACGCTTTTCATGCCCCTGGCGATCTGTCTGATTCTTTTCGCCCTCGGCATGCTCTACGTGCTGCTGCGCCGCGCCAAGGACGCCATCGCCCCCTTTGTCATGGGCGCGCTCCTGCTCTACGCCTTTTCCCTCAATTCCGTCTCAGGGTACATGATCCGTCCCCTTGAGGATGCCTACCCGCCCCTGAATCTAGCCAGTGCGGAAATCGTCAAAAAGCCCGTCAAATGGGTGGTAGTGCTCGGTGCGGGACACTGGACGGACAAGCGCCTCTCCCCCGGGTCCATGCTCGAACAGGCGGCCCTGTACCGGCTCACCGAAGGCATTCGGGTGGCGAACCGGTTTCGGGGTTCCATCCTTGTTCTTTCAGGCGGCAAATACAAAGACGAGCAGTCAAGCGCCCAGGTCATGGCCGCAGCAGCCGTGGACCTGGGCTTCGACCCGGCCCGGATCGTGCTTTCGGACAAGGCCCTCGACACCCACGACGAAGCTATTCACATCAAGACCCTGGCCGGTTCCGACGCCTTTGTACTGGTGACCTCGGCCTCGCACATGCCCCGCGCCGTCAAGCTGTTCGAAAACCAGGGACTAAGGCCCATCCCCGCTCCGACCTGCTACCGTGACAAGGGCGAGCCCGAGTATTTCCTGCCCGGCGCGGACAACATCAAGACCTGCAACATGGCCGTGCACGAATACCTGGGCTTGGCCTGGTCCTTCGTGCGCGGGCAGATTTCCATTTTTTAAGTGATCGACATCCTGCCCACTCTGGCCCTGGCGACCTCGAAGCACAGCCCGGACAAGGCCACCATCCGCGCCTGGGCCCTGGTCCTGTCCAGTCGAAGATTCCTGCACCGTTTCGATCATGGAAAACTGCTGGTCGCACCAGCCCTGGCATCGCTCGCGGTGCGCGAAATCATCGCCTACGAAGAGGAAAATCGGCCCCGATCCCGCCCGGCTCCCCTGCCCGACAACTCCTGGGTCAGCCTGCTGGTCATCGCCACCTTCCTGGGCCTGACCATGTGGCTCGACACCCAGGGACTGGGCAGGCGCATCTCCTGGCATGTCGCGGGCCGGGCCGACGCTGGGCTCATCCTTGAAGGACAGTGGTGGCGCTGCGTGACCGCCCTGTTCCTGCACGCCGACGCAGGGCATCTGCTGGCCAACGCCGGAGCGCTGGCGGTGCTCGCCTCGCTCCTGGCGCGCCGCATCGGATCGGGTCTGACCTGGGGGCTCTTTGTGCTCTCGGGTGGCCTCGGCAATGCCCTGAACGCCTGGGCACAAGCGCCCGATCACTTGAGCGTGGGCGCGTCCACAGGCGTGTTCGGACTGATCGGCGTCCTGGCCGGAGGCGCGTGCCGGGCCGAGCGCGGCTCACGGGGGCAAGTCTTGCTGCTGGCTCTGGGCTTCGGTTTCAGCCTGCTGGCCATGCTTGGCGCGGGCGAGGAACGCGTGGACCTGGGCGCGCATTTTTTCGGTATGTGCTGTGGTCTGCCCTTTGGATTACTGGTCGGCGACTGGCACGGGGCAACGGGATGGAAGGCGCGGGTCGGGGCTATGTGCGGCGCGGCGGGACTGGCCCTTGCGGTCTGGGCCTGGACCCTGGCCCTGGAAAACGGCGCGCTTGCGGGGTGAAAAGTCGAGGAGCCACAGGGGCTCCCCGATTAGAGATGTGTCGTCTAGAATTGTCCGGTTCTAAGCATGACCAGAGTGCAGGCGTGCTCCCAGGGAATGCCCGCGTCCGTCAGGGCCTGCTCCAGTGTCGCCGATTCCGTGCCGGGATTGAGGATCACCCGTCCGGGCTTAAGCGCCAGGATGGAATCCTGCAGCTGCGCGCTGCGCTCCGGCCCGACATAAAGGGTCAGGGTGTCCACCTTGCCATCGATGGCGTCCAGGCTGGACACGACGGGCAGATCCTCGATGACGGATCGACCCGGCGTGACCGGGATGACCGAATGCCCGTGCTCCTTGAGCATGCGCACGGCCTGGTTCGAGTAGCGTTCCGGCTTGTGGCTCGCTCCGAGCACCGCGACAATCTGTGCCATGGCCTCAGGCCCCCGCCTTGCGGCTGACCATGACCTTGGCCGGACGCAGCAGTCTGTCCTTGAGCATGTAGCCCTTCTGCAGCATCTGACAGACCGTGTTTTCACCTACGTCATCCCGCTCGACCTGCCCCAAGGCCTCGTGGCGCGCGGGATCGAAAGGCACATCCACTTCGGCGATCTGCTCCAGCCCATGCTTCTTCATGGTGTCGAGGAAAATGTTCATGGTCATCTCGACGCCCGTGACCAGATCCTTGCAGGCCTCGGCCTGCTTGCCGTGGGCCAGGGCCAGGTCGAGGTTGTCCATGACCGGAATGATCTCCTCGAGGATGGCGGAGGTGGCGAATTTGAAATAGTCTTCCTTTTCGCGCTGCAAACGCTTCTTGAAATTCTCGCTGTCCGCCAGGACGCGCAGGTTGTCTTTTTTAAGCTCCTCCACGTCGGCCAGGGCCTGGACGTACTTCTCCTCCAGGGTCAGCTCCGGCGTTTCTTCGGTCTGCATTTCGGTCTGCACTTCTT
This Desulfomicrobium apsheronum DNA region includes the following protein-coding sequences:
- a CDS encoding ElyC/SanA/YdcF family protein; protein product: MSVGAGFILKKALGTLFMPLAICLILFALGMLYVLLRRAKDAIAPFVMGALLLYAFSLNSVSGYMIRPLEDAYPPLNLASAEIVKKPVKWVVVLGAGHWTDKRLSPGSMLEQAALYRLTEGIRVANRFRGSILVLSGGKYKDEQSSAQVMAAAAVDLGFDPARIVLSDKALDTHDEAIHIKTLAGSDAFVLVTSASHMPRAVKLFENQGLRPIPAPTCYRDKGEPEYFLPGADNIKTCNMAVHEYLGLAWSFVRGQISIF
- the grpE gene encoding nucleotide exchange factor GrpE, giving the protein MSNKEKEGQNPEEVQTEMQTEETPELTLEEKYVQALADVEELKKDNLRVLADSENFKKRLQREKEDYFKFATSAILEEIIPVMDNLDLALAHGKQAEACKDLVTGVEMTMNIFLDTMKKHGLEQIAEVDVPFDPARHEALGQVERDDVGENTVCQMLQKGYMLKDRLLRPAKVMVSRKAGA
- a CDS encoding rhomboid family intramembrane serine protease; the encoded protein is MIDILPTLALATSKHSPDKATIRAWALVLSSRRFLHRFDHGKLLVAPALASLAVREIIAYEEENRPRSRPAPLPDNSWVSLLVIATFLGLTMWLDTQGLGRRISWHVAGRADAGLILEGQWWRCVTALFLHADAGHLLANAGALAVLASLLARRIGSGLTWGLFVLSGGLGNALNAWAQAPDHLSVGASTGVFGLIGVLAGGACRAERGSRGQVLLLALGFGFSLLAMLGAGEERVDLGAHFFGMCCGLPFGLLVGDWHGATGWKARVGAMCGAAGLALAVWAWTLALENGALAG
- a CDS encoding CoA-binding protein: MAQIVAVLGASHKPERYSNQAVRMLKEHGHSVIPVTPGRSVIEDLPVVSSLDAIDGKVDTLTLYVGPERSAQLQDSILALKPGRVILNPGTESATLEQALTDAGIPWEHACTLVMLRTGQF
- the aroC gene encoding chorismate synthase, giving the protein MAGNTFGSIFKLTTFGESHGPALGGVVDGCPAGIILDEAAIQTELDKRRPGQGGLAVTARNEPDRIRLLSGVFEGRTTGTSIGFAIENTDQRSRDYGDIKDVFRPGHGDMTYEAKYGLRDYRGGGRSSGRETVSRVAGGAVAGAFLEPLGITVRAAAVELGGIAAESLDMGGAEHRQFFAADDNAVLRWQKLVKEVAAQGDTLGGIVEIRAQGVPAGLGEPVFDKLDARLAAALMSVGAVKGVEIGSGFAASRMRGSENNDAMLDTGFASNNAGGILAGISSGQEIVLRAAIKPIPSIALDQHTRDRFGAARTIRVGGRHDICAIPRVVPVLSAMVRLVLADMVLLQRRMGVGT